The Fibrobacter sp. genome has a segment encoding these proteins:
- the tig gene encoding trigger factor: MSVEIKETSATLRTLSVTIPEADLAAPFEKKLAQYKKQVALKGFRQGMVPKAMVLKQFGDAIRHEVVNETVDKVIGEELKKANIIPVGQLKVTEFKEDKENGISMTVEVEVDPEIDIKGYADTGITVPDTAVHEEEVQAEFDRLSQMWSKDEHVDREAKKGDVVVGNYIEVVIDGEKQELPENKEFRSLLGESASPGFDQGLMGVKAGEKKEINFKYPDDHKDERYRGKTAQFNVEITDVREVVPPTFDEEFCKQIGVKDVEELKNNLAESLANQKIDAAKTKAVNEAIDKLIESNPFDVPNARVYDLIKWSMNRNAQSEKDVVEPTEEQLKELGPEAIREIKKHRILDFVATKEKLKATQAQVDERLKQMANAYHVDFETLKGHFRQSGRINQLRDELRVQMAADFIVGIRPAAEESK, translated from the coding sequence ATGTCCGTTGAAATCAAAGAAACAAGCGCCACCCTGCGCACCCTCTCCGTAACCATCCCCGAAGCCGATCTCGCCGCACCGTTCGAGAAGAAGCTCGCCCAGTACAAGAAGCAGGTTGCCCTCAAGGGCTTCCGCCAGGGCATGGTTCCGAAGGCCATGGTCTTGAAGCAGTTCGGCGACGCCATCCGTCACGAAGTCGTGAACGAGACCGTCGACAAGGTTATCGGCGAAGAGCTCAAGAAGGCGAACATCATCCCCGTTGGCCAGCTCAAGGTGACCGAGTTCAAGGAAGACAAGGAAAACGGCATCAGCATGACTGTCGAAGTCGAAGTCGACCCCGAAATTGATATCAAGGGCTATGCCGACACGGGCATCACCGTCCCCGACACCGCCGTGCACGAAGAAGAAGTCCAGGCCGAGTTCGACCGCCTTTCCCAGATGTGGAGCAAGGACGAACACGTCGACCGCGAAGCCAAGAAGGGCGACGTCGTCGTGGGCAACTACATCGAAGTCGTGATTGACGGCGAAAAGCAGGAACTCCCCGAAAACAAGGAATTCCGCAGCCTGCTCGGCGAATCCGCCAGCCCGGGATTTGACCAGGGCCTCATGGGCGTCAAGGCCGGCGAAAAGAAGGAAATCAACTTCAAGTACCCCGATGACCACAAGGACGAACGTTACCGCGGCAAGACCGCCCAGTTCAACGTGGAAATCACGGACGTGCGCGAAGTCGTTCCGCCCACCTTCGACGAAGAATTCTGCAAGCAGATCGGCGTGAAGGATGTTGAAGAACTCAAGAACAACCTCGCCGAAAGCCTCGCCAACCAGAAGATTGACGCCGCCAAGACCAAGGCCGTCAACGAAGCCATCGACAAGCTCATCGAAAGCAACCCGTTCGACGTGCCGAACGCCCGCGTGTACGACCTCATCAAGTGGTCCATGAACCGCAACGCCCAGAGCGAGAAGGACGTGGTGGAACCGACCGAGGAACAGCTCAAGGAACTCGGCCCCGAGGCCATCCGCGAGATCAAGAAGCACCGCATTCTCGACTTCGTCGCCACCAAGGAAAAGCTCAAGGCTACCCAGGCTCAGGTGGACGAACGCCTGAAGCAGATGGCCAACGCCTACCACGTGGATTTCGAAACCCTCAAGGGTCATTTCCGTCAGAGCGGCCGTATCAACCAGCTCCGCGACGAACTCCGCGTTCAGATGGCTGCCGACTTCATCGTGGGTATCCGTCCGGCTGCTGAAGAATCCAAGTAA